One part of the Bacteroidota bacterium genome encodes these proteins:
- a CDS encoding MBL fold metallo-hydrolase has protein sequence MEKEMRRMSLKQADRIEITTLVDSYTEIFMKSTEFVKRNPLIQEGDICLPLLAEHGLSWLIDIYEGSNHHQIMLDAGWTDIPIPYNIKNMGTNLDNVEALVLSHGHLDHYGGIFGLYRDGIIPKEATFVAHPDAFNRRVIKLPTGTNFMMPHMKKYPLEGLGVTIHENKEPVLLADGFALVTGEVERVTDFEISLPEQWKYEDGEIRPDHDTLDDQGIIFNVKDKGLVVLQSCSHSGIINNILYAKKLTGQNTVYAVLGGLHLSGHWESRTPATIAEIKKEQPALLVATHCTGWNSMLAFQREMPEEFSANSVGAKICL, from the coding sequence GTGGAAAAAGAGATGCGAAGAATGAGTCTCAAGCAAGCAGATCGGATAGAAATAACTACCTTGGTGGATAGTTATACGGAAATATTCATGAAGAGCACAGAATTTGTTAAAAGAAATCCTTTAATTCAGGAAGGGGATATTTGTTTACCCTTGCTAGCCGAACATGGTTTGTCATGGTTGATTGATATATATGAAGGTTCTAACCACCACCAGATCATGCTTGATGCTGGTTGGACTGACATCCCTATCCCTTATAATATAAAAAATATGGGGACAAATTTAGACAATGTAGAAGCATTGGTGCTAAGCCATGGCCATTTAGATCATTACGGCGGCATATTCGGATTATATAGAGATGGGATAATACCAAAAGAAGCGACATTTGTTGCCCATCCCGATGCCTTTAATAGAAGGGTGATCAAGCTGCCTACCGGCACAAATTTTATGATGCCCCATATGAAAAAATACCCACTAGAGGGCCTTGGTGTAACGATTCATGAAAATAAAGAGCCAGTTCTTTTGGCTGATGGATTTGCGTTAGTCACCGGCGAAGTTGAAAGAGTGACTGATTTTGAAATCTCTTTGCCTGAACAGTGGAAATATGAGGATGGAGAAATAAGGCCGGACCATGATACTTTGGATGACCAAGGTATTATATTCAATGTAAAAGATAAGGGTTTGGTAGTTTTGCAATCGTGTAGCCATTCCGGAATTATTAACAATATCCTATATGCCAAGAAACTTACTGGACAAAATACGGTATATGCTGTGTTGGGTGGGTTGCACTTATCCGGACATTGGGAAAGTAGAACACCAGCTACAATAGCGGAGATAAAAAAGGAACAGCCAGCGCTGTTAGTCGCCACTCACTGTACTGGGTGGAACTCCATGTTGGCCTTCCAAAGGGAAATGCCCGAGGAATTCTCTGCCAATAGTGTCGGGGCAAAAATTTGCCTATAG